A segment of the Juglans regia cultivar Chandler chromosome 15, Walnut 2.0, whole genome shotgun sequence genome:
ATTTGAGTACTACTACCATCTGAATCCCCTTGAAAAGcgattaataatattaaagataCATATATACCTTCCTTTAATAGTACTtgaatacaaataattaatgaCTAGTACAAGCAATATATGTTACCACTTGGGCAGCCCACAACTTCAACAAAAACAGACTGAAAATGGAACACCCTGACTTCCACTAGATCTGCATATTTCAACCTTCCTCGAtcctcctatatatatacatacatacatacatacatacatatatatataatcatagcTCATGACCAACAATGATATTCACTGTAAACCTTTTTAAAGTGAGAGcaataattacttctttaagACACAAGTTTCTCTTCTAGAAAAGGCTTGGTGGTAAACATATCTCTTCTTTGGATAAACCCCAAAAGATGTATAGACTAGATCTCTAATTTCATTGGGAATAAGAAAGTTGGGTATTTATGCACTAGATCAGCAGTACTAATTACAGGGATTGTTCTTAATTTCTCCCTCCTCTTCCTTAATTACTCAGATATTAATTAAGTCCACAGCTTTTGATCGAGTTTTTGCCATGGAGCTAAACTATATATCATGCATTAATTAATGAGTAGTTTAGCagcttttaattaataatatagatCAATACATGAACATGAGCTAGCTGATCATGCATGGCTATATATCCATCTCCATAGCTCCCAATtacataagaaaattaaaattttccattttttaatttagttgtgTATGTCATGTTGCAAATCAACGACTTTGCATAATTTCCTTTATATGTAAAGTAATGTGATAATCAGTATGTTGAAATAATCTCACTAGCTACCTGGGTGTCAATGAACTTTGAAAGCATGACCTGAAAGTGGATCAGTGAAGCGTCTATTCAATCACATCTCAAAAGATAAACCAACATTTACCGACTTAATGCacttacaataaaaaatacaaaaatattctaGAGAAGCAACCCCCTAATCGGCCTTTAATTTccatcatgcatgtatatatagattatttatCAGAACAAGATCACAAAATATCAAAGAATGGTTAATTAATCTGCATGCTTTTGTTTTCAAGTCTTCAGGGAAATTTTGCTGGCAAAATTAAGGGAATTACTGAGAAATAAATAAggaatatatttattataatatatcatgtgAAACTGATCATCATGAGTCCTAGCTATTAATATATGTGAAACAGATGATATTCATGATATCACGAATTAAAAGAAACATGATattattagaatgaaagaggtaggcccattaattaataatcattcaCTGAATAATTAACAAGAATTGCAAGACGATCAGAGACTTCTCTCTAATATGTTACATTTCAAACGGAAAAGGCATGCACCACTTGTCATGCTGCAAATGTTTCTTTACTGATCCAAGCTAGTGCCAGACATACGAGAGATAATCCTTGTCATATTGATTATTGTTGTAGGCTTCACACGGTTTGCCAAAGAATTGAGAGTCTGTAAATTCATGATGCTGCAATTAAACAATTGTATGGAGATCAGGTCAGTAATCTGAAAATTTTAGGTCATCTTTGACACTATCCTCTTGAAGATGCATGCTGTTCATTGCACACAAAACTTAATTAACAAGAAAAAGGGTACGCATGCATTTGCAAAATTCAGTAATTAAACATGTTGTTTATGGAACTTGCCTCTTGGGAAATTCCAGTATTGATGTTCACAGTATTGAAAATCAAAGATGGGCTCCACCTTCCAATAATCACCAATGAATCATCATTAACCATGTCTTCCGCAGCCCCTAAATCATGATCAGGGGCATGAGAGCTTTCTTCTTCAATCTGATGATCAGGCAGTGCTTGATCCATGGAAGGGTTCATGTTATGGCTTTGGGTTCCAGCAGATTCTAATTCACCAGTTTCCAAAAGACTCCAAATACTTAATCGGCTCAAATCAGATGAGTTGGCCGTATCCACTTcacaaaattttgattcatCCAGTCTCCGAGTCCTCAGCTTTTCTTTTGTCCTCTCCCTTGCCCTTGCCCTAGCTTGATCCCTTGACTCCCTTGCAAGAGGGTGAAATGCACTTTTCCGCCACTGCCTaatattcttcttttctttagcAGATGTACACGTCGAGGTTTTCTCTTTTGAAACAGCCCTGCCTTGTTGATTGCCATCATAGATTGCAACCTCATCAATGCCAGACAAGACTTCGCCACTCTCGGAAGTAGAAGAAGCAGTACTAGTCTTGACACCAACGCTGCAACTGCGCTTCACTTCTCTTGCCAGCTTCTTGATTTCAACTTTTGCCTGCAGGAGTAGCCACTCGACGGTCTTGCTTGCCTTGTCAAAGCCTAGCATGTCTTGGAGACCGAAAAACTTGCGGGCAACTTCAAGGGACAATCTCATTCTCCGATCCCTTGGTCCTCGCGCAGTGTTAATCTTGCTGTGCCGATCTCCCTTGTAGGTTCGTTTTCTTGGGATCTGCTCGGCCACTGTCTGTCGATTGATGTGAGTTTTCCTCGAATCGACCATGTTTGTGACAGTTCCGGTTGTATTCTTGTCAGATTTCACCATGGATTGCTGGTGAAATAACAGGTCATGGTGGTTTTCGAGGAAAGCATTCCCATCTATGGAGGGAGAAGAGGAGAAGTGATCCAAGAAACATAAAGGAGAAGGGTCTTCTTGTTTTGAATTGGAGAAAATATTAAGGTTAGGCAACTGCAAAAATGCTTGGTCAGAATATGAGATCAGGTCATTGCAGATATTATAGTTACTGTTTGAGGGATACATCTGTGACCTCAATTGCACTGGACAATCCTAGCTAGGCTTGAAGGTAGCCGGCTGCAGGCCGTCTAATATAAGCTTGAAAATGACGTAGGATTGATAatcaatctttttcttctcatttcgtTTTCCCACTCTGCAAGTGGAAAACAAGACTTGAGAAAGATAGTCCTGAGTTAGTGTTTTCCATCAGAGCTTTGAGAAGAACAGCCTGATGATGATACAATGTAtgttatatgtgtgtgtatcaGTGTCTCTGTGTGtgtttcagagagagagagactcgtGCATTTACCTCCTCCTAACCAATTAGGACTACAGCAACAGAGCCATAACCCATGGGGtttgaaagagagagacagaaacCCAAAGAGATTTGAACAAAGATGGTGAGGAGGTAAAGCAAGCACCACCCGGGAAGGGGAATTTAttgcaaacaaattaaagagcCAGCCAAGTATgtttttcttaatcattttttttttctttttttctttttttttgggaagaacAGTACTCGGCTCCTTTGAAGTGATAACTGAGATGTAACGAGtggatagaaaagaaaaaaacaattaatcgTGCCAATTCACGTGTATTGCAGGTGATGAGACTTTGATAATGAACTTCCTCCACCCCCAAACTCTTCAACAGGCGCACCTCAGTCACAATGATGCTGCATTGACTATATTCATCAAACTCTGTGTTTTAGAAAGTATCATATATGCTATATAGTGAGAAGTTGGAAGTCATGTGTTATGGGAATTGGTTTTGTTGGTGCAACTAGCTAGGGCTGTGATTTTTGAACCCAATGGAGGGGCTTTGTCTAATAAACAAAAGGGAGGGACAATTATTTCAGCTCCAGGGGGAATGCACTGTATGCCTGCCATGAGAGGCATTGTCCCCTTTGACCGGGGCCTCTAATTTAACGTCCCTTTCATCGAAAGCAAGAcatccccatctctctctctctctctctctctctctcaactctatGTGAGAATGTCATATGAGTTTCTTCCCATGCGTGCTTATCTGTTTAgctttttttctcctctctctctctctctctctctctctctctctctctctctctctctctctctcacacacacacacacacaagaatGAGTTGCTTCTGCTTGTACTTGCCACTGCTATATCATAGACCTTCTACAAAACCCAGCCAATCACCAATTGCCCTAGCTGAAAAgatcccatctcatcttatttcagaATGGCGATAGTCCCATCCACACTTGAAAGCCCTAACCATTTTCTTTGTCGAATTTTGTTTCCATTTATACAGGCTGCAGTCCTTCATCCACTTATCTGAAATCATCTTCTCTCTAGCTCCATCCATCCCTAGCTAGAACTGAAGTACTCCTGATCACTCTAGGCTAGCATAATTATAAGGACCCcatgataatataatatagcaAAGCTGGGATTGTTAATCTTATAAGGTGGTTGCTTTCAAGGCCGAGGAGATAACTATGAAAGAAAAAGGGAGTTACGTTGTACCATTTTGGAGTCTGATAATGAACGCATATATAccaaaaaaaaccctaaaatacTTTGTTTATAATTCTAAGCGCTTTCATCATTTCCCTGATGAGTTCTTCCCTGATGATCTCTGACTTGTCTTCTGCACGTACGTAACAAAAGCCCCCaacttcttttccatttttgaaaattatatctgTGCaagtttagaatataaaatctcatgtctttctttaaaaaagaaagagcgACTttcgaaaaaataataaatcttttttttaatgatgagtATTGTTATatctataaaagaattatacaaaataattttacaaactaacataatttcatctgatttgttagatttattttataataaaattaattttacaatctgataaaCGACATCAAAACACATCAGTTTATGGGATTGTTTTTGTGTATTTCTTTTGTGgctaaattttccaaaaatttattatctcCAACGCCATTATTCGTTGAAAGtgaagaaaactaaaattttgGAGGGATGAAAACCAAGTTAAAAAACTACCAACCATGCATGCTAAATAATCTTGTTTGGCTTATCAGCTTTATAATTAGGATTAACATATCCTAAAGAGATTGACagtatataattaacatttaatattatctaaattaaagATCTATATAACTTAAAGgattctcaaattttaaaaaataaaataaaaataaataaagaaatcttTTCCCGCATAATTGCACAGTtatccaaattatttttatgtattatattttctttctcgaACTTTTAGGCCGTCATATCTCCGAATATATATGTTCCTAGAAAGCATTCACACTACAATGACCTGTGGCCAGGCCCGCATGCAGTACCGACGTGTGATGGTCCTCCAAATATGACTGCTTCGAAATCATATGCCACAAGAAATTTTCATAGTGATCACaaggatttatatatatatatatatgttttaagtattggTACTGTTTCCATGTATAGCTAGTTTTACAGCATTAATCCACAGGCGATGATGGGAAAGAAAGTCCGTTTTGCAAgctttatcatatatatatatatatatatatatattaagagtcATCCATGGTTTTAACCAAGAGGGTGATACATCCAAACGAAAAAATCCAAATGAAGCCGAAAAGggttgaaaaatttataaggtGTCCCCCACCCCCTCtcaaaaataaactttataCAAAAAGAATAGGGATTTTTCTGACATGAATGTTTTTTTCTAGTTTGTGACCATGGAAAAACGAGCTGTTTGGTTCgctggatttttctttttccccagaCTTTGTGAGGAACTACAAAACCTGCTGTTCTTTGTGAAAACGGCCTGCATCACCACTTTGTCTGTTGTTGAagaagttgtatatatatattcttccaaTGGCTGTTTTGCTAGAATTAATTGAAATTGTTCACTTTTGATAGAATTCAGGAAAACCCAGCTTGCCAGGCCattttaattgagaaatatgcttgatctttctctctttctggATGAAACATGATCAAGACATGAAGTAGACTAGATACCTATGTTAAACTACTTATTTCTGCTATGCCTTTAACTGATCGATTCCCTTTGAAAAAGTGGTCTTTGTGGCTGAATAGTAGTTGAGAGCAACCTTCAACCATTACACAGGCTTGCTTTTAATATTTCAGTA
Coding sequences within it:
- the LOC108994571 gene encoding transcription factor DICHOTOMA-like — encoded protein: MYPSNSNYNICNDLISYSDQAFLQLPNLNIFSNSKQEDPSPLCFLDHFSSSPSIDGNAFLENHHDLLFHQQSMVKSDKNTTGTVTNMVDSRKTHINRQTVAEQIPRKRTYKGDRHSKINTARGPRDRRMRLSLEVARKFFGLQDMLGFDKASKTVEWLLLQAKVEIKKLAREVKRSCSVGVKTSTASSTSESGEVLSGIDEVAIYDGNQQGRAVSKEKTSTCTSAKEKKNIRQWRKSAFHPLARESRDQARARARERTKEKLRTRRLDESKFCEVDTANSSDLSRLSIWSLLETGELESAGTQSHNMNPSMDQALPDHQIEEESSHAPDHDLGAAEDMVNDDSLVIIGRWSPSLIFNTVNINTGISQEHHEFTDSQFFGKPCEAYNNNQYDKDYLSYVWH